One Erysipelothrix amsterdamensis DNA window includes the following coding sequences:
- a CDS encoding PTS mannose/fructose/sorbose/N-acetylgalactosamine transporter subunit IIC, translating into MSSFSIIQYLLVFIVTFIVAIDQFSFLESLYQPIVVGPVIGAILGDMKTGLVVGGTYQLIQIGSMPVGGAQPPNAVIGGIMATIFAVSMPSVDPSAAVGMAVPFALLGQYAVTTAFTLMSPLMKKADEAAKAANPKGIEQINYIGMGLIGLLFAVIIMVGMKLGVSFSGAIVDWSSNNSWFMAGLAAGGKMMRYVGFAILMKIMLSGELWGFFFLGFAFATIISKVPGLGGSALLIIAMIGTAIAIYDFQTNTKLRDLTSGGGDEDGI; encoded by the coding sequence ATGAGTAGTTTTTCAATTATTCAATACTTGCTCGTATTTATCGTTACATTTATTGTTGCGATTGACCAATTCAGTTTCCTTGAATCACTCTACCAACCTATCGTTGTTGGTCCTGTAATCGGAGCGATTTTAGGAGATATGAAAACCGGGCTTGTTGTTGGGGGAACATATCAATTAATTCAAATTGGTAGTATGCCTGTTGGGGGAGCACAACCACCAAACGCAGTTATTGGTGGTATCATGGCAACAATCTTTGCAGTTTCCATGCCAAGTGTTGATCCAAGTGCCGCTGTGGGGATGGCGGTTCCATTTGCACTTTTAGGTCAATATGCTGTAACAACAGCCTTTACCTTAATGTCACCATTAATGAAGAAAGCGGATGAAGCTGCGAAAGCTGCAAATCCAAAAGGGATTGAACAAATCAACTATATCGGGATGGGTTTAATCGGACTACTCTTCGCTGTCATTATTATGGTTGGTATGAAACTTGGTGTTTCCTTTAGTGGAGCAATCGTTGATTGGTCATCCAATAATAGTTGGTTTATGGCCGGTCTTGCAGCTGGTGGTAAGATGATGCGTTATGTCGGATTTGCAATTCTTATGAAGATTATGCTCTCCGGAGAACTCTGGGGATTCTTCTTCCTTGGATTTGCATTCGCTACAATTATCAGTAAAGTTCCAGGACTTGGTGGTTCCGCATTGCTTATTATCGCAATGATCGGTACTGCTATTGCAATCTACGATTTCCAAACAAATACAAAACTACGTGACTTAACATCAGGTGGAGGTGACGAAGATGGAATCTAA
- the agaV gene encoding PTS N-acetylgalactosamine transporter subunit IIB produces MPNIVLTRIDNRLIHGQVATQWCSAIGANLILVANDEVASNKMRQGLMDMAAPSYATTRYWTLQKTIETIHKASDKQKIFIVCESPADVLTLVEGGVPITKVNIGNMHMSEGKRQVAQVVAVDDHDVEAFRRLKELGVELEIRKVPTESADNIEKLFQ; encoded by the coding sequence ATGCCTAATATTGTATTAACACGAATTGACAATCGATTAATTCATGGTCAAGTCGCAACACAATGGTGTTCCGCTATTGGAGCTAATTTAATTCTTGTTGCGAATGACGAAGTAGCATCAAATAAAATGCGTCAAGGATTAATGGATATGGCTGCACCAAGTTATGCAACCACACGCTATTGGACCTTACAAAAGACAATCGAAACAATTCATAAGGCTTCAGACAAACAAAAGATTTTTATTGTTTGTGAGAGCCCTGCTGACGTATTAACACTTGTGGAGGGTGGTGTTCCCATTACGAAAGTAAATATTGGAAACATGCATATGTCAGAAGGAAAACGTCAAGTAGCCCAAGTTGTCGCTGTTGATGATCATGATGTGGAAGCATTTAGACGTTTAAAAGAACTGGGTGTAGAGCTTGAGATTCGAAAAGTTCCTACCGAAAGTGCTGATAACATCGAAAAGTTATTTCAATAA